In Methanobacterium sp., the sequence TCACAAAGTTATCATGTAAAGAATAAGTCACAGGTGATCACAGATAGGTCACATATCACGATCTTGAAGCTTTGCTACAAGATATAACAAACCACATTTGTAATCTTTAATTCTGACCTAATAACAGTCGCTCAATAAATCACCGGAAAATAAAATAAATTAGAGTCAGTGTAAGAACATCATCCCCCATATTATTTAATAAAAAAAAGAGAAGCAAAATGTGGTTTGTTATTAATTATATCAATATGAGTTAAGAATTATGAAAAATAATTACCAATAAAAAAAAAGGAGATAATCATATGGAATGGACCCCCAAAATAATAGTTTTCTGTTGTAACTGGTGTTCCTATGGTGGAGCAGACACTGCAGGTACAGCAAGGATGCAATATCCCCCAAACGTGCGCATAATCAGAGTAATGTGTTCAGGTAGAATAAATCCTCTTTTCGTCTTAAAAGCATTTGACGAAGGGGCAGATGGAGTAATGGTTGCCGGATGTCACTTTGGAGACTGTCACTACGACAGAGGAAACTTCGCATGTGACCGACGAATAAAGGCTTTGAAAACAGTGATGAAGACCTTGGGTCTTGAAGAAGGAAGATTCTACCTTGACTGGATATCTGCTTCCGAAGGTGAAAAATTCGCCAATACAATGAAAATGGTAAGTGATCAGGTTAAAGAACTTGGTCCCTTCTCATGGAGAAAGAATAAAGCAGAAATAGGGTGATTTAAATGGTTCAAATAAACGATATGTATTATGCTTTATCCCCTGATGAAGAAATCGCAGCCAGCGGGGAATGCGGAGGAGCAGTAACAGCCATCCTTAAATTTTTGCTTGAAGAAGGCATAGTGGATGCAGTTCTAGCCGTTGAAAAAGGTGCTGATCTTTATGATGCAGTGCCCACACTAATAACCGACCCCGAAAAAGTCATAGAATCGGCAGGATCCCTCCATTGTGGAACACTGAACATGGCTAAAGTCATTCATAAATACCTTGATGGTGCAAACGACATGAAAATCGCCGTCACCACCAAACCCTGCGACGCCATGACCATTGTGGAACTTATGAAAAGGAAACAGATCAACCAAGACAATGTGGTGATGATTGGAATTAACTGTGGAGGAACCTTACCCCCAGTCCAAGCTCGTGAAATGATCGAAAAATTCTACGAAATAGACCCTGACACTGTTGTAAAAGAAGAAATCGCCAAAGGAAACCTGGTAATTGAAACTGCAGACGACACTGAAAAAGAGATCAGCATCGATGAACTGGAAGATGAGGGATACGGTCGAAGAACCAACTGTCGAAGATGTGAAACCAACATACCAAAAATGGCAGACCTAGCCATGGGTAACTGGGGAGTAATAGGACCACAGGCAGGTAAA encodes:
- a CDS encoding hydrogenase iron-sulfur subunit, with protein sequence MEWTPKIIVFCCNWCSYGGADTAGTARMQYPPNVRIIRVMCSGRINPLFVLKAFDEGADGVMVAGCHFGDCHYDRGNFACDRRIKALKTVMKTLGLEEGRFYLDWISASEGEKFANTMKMVSDQVKELGPFSWRKNKAEIG
- a CDS encoding Coenzyme F420 hydrogenase/dehydrogenase, beta subunit C-terminal domain; this encodes MVQINDMYYALSPDEEIAASGECGGAVTAILKFLLEEGIVDAVLAVEKGADLYDAVPTLITDPEKVIESAGSLHCGTLNMAKVIHKYLDGANDMKIAVTTKPCDAMTIVELMKRKQINQDNVVMIGINCGGTLPPVQAREMIEKFYEIDPDTVVKEEIAKGNLVIETADDTEKEISIDELEDEGYGRRTNCRRCETNIPKMADLAMGNWGVIGPQAGKATFVEVFTEKGAEILDKAIKANVLKVKDPVPKGIEIRANIDKAMVNLANKWQTRNFEESDELMNLDQYLDEFDKCIKCYGCREACPICFCRECSIESESVNWVPKGELPPSPMFHFVRMLHMVDSCTNCGQCEEVCPADIPLARIFHKINVELQDVFDYHPGYDLEQKPPLSVIDKEPSEE